The nucleotide sequence AGGGCGACGAGCGGCAGGGCCGCTCCGAGCCCGAACAGCAGCATGGTCATTGCAACGCTGCCGAGATCGCGTCCCTGAGCGGCTAAGAGCGAGGCAGCCCCAAGGGTCGGGCCGACACAGGGGCTCCAGACGGCGCCGAGCAGTAGGCCGACGGCGAACTGGCCCGGCAGGCCGGCGGTGGAGACGCCGCCGAACCGCCGCTCCGCCCAATCGCTCACCGGCCCGCCCGCGGCGGCGAGCCGGGTCTGCGCCGCCGGCACGAGCAGGACGAGGCCGAGCACCATGAGCATCGCAGCCGCGGCTTTGCGGAACAGCTCGCCGTCGAGACCGATGGCGAAGCCGATCGTCGCCACGAACAGGCCGATCGCGACGAAGGCGAGCGCGAGGCCGGCGGCGAGCGCTACCGGCCCGAGGCGATGCTCCGTCGCAGCCGCGCCGAGCACGAGAGGCAGCAGC is from Methylorubrum sp. B1-46 and encodes:
- a CDS encoding cytochrome c biogenesis CcdA family protein, which produces MAMQLGLASLAGLLSVLSPCVLPLLPLVLGAAATEHRLGPVALAAGLALAFVAIGLFVATIGFAIGLDGELFRKAAAAMLMVLGLVLLVPAAQTRLAAAGGPVSDWAERRFGGVSTAGLPGQFAVGLLLGAVWSPCVGPTLGAASLLAAQGRDLGSVAMTMLLFGLGAALPLVALGMLSREILMRWRERMLGLGRGLKAALGAVLVVSSGLILSGYDRALETALVNASPDWLTALTTRF